One Serratia liquefaciens genomic window, GCTATCACTCAGACCATGGCGGAAACGCAGGCGTTTGCATTGCGTTTTCGCGCCGGCACTGGCGAGAGTTTGCCGCTGCAGCGCTACGATCCCCAGGCAACACCGCAACTTAATCGCCTTGATCTCCAGGCACAGCCCGATCCCTACCAGGCCGCGATGCGGCTGATGCAGGCTGATGTCGATCAACCACTGGATCTGTGCAGCCAGCTGGTGGCCACGGTGTGGTTGATCAAACTGGGGCCTTCGCGTTTTATTTGGTACCTGCGCGCTCACCATATTGTGATCGACGGCTTTGGCATGGCGTTAGTCGAACACCGTTGTGCCGCGCTGTATACGCATTTCCTCGACGACAGCGCGGCAGGGCATGGACTGGGCGAGTTTCATGCTTTTCAGCATCATGAACTGGCCTATCCGGCTTCTGAACGCTGCGCTAAAGACCGGCATTTTTGGCAGCGGTATTTGCCGCCGTCGCAGACTTTGCCAACGGTGCGCAAAGGCGGCAGGGAATATGGTGTCAAATCCCTGAGTACCAGCACGGCGCTGCCGGAGGAAATATCGCAGCGGTTGCGTTGGCTGTCGGAGCGTAGCGGTATCGGTTGGCCCGATCTGTTGCTGGCGCTGTCCGCCGCCTGGTTGTTCTTTGCCTTGCCGCCGTTGCCGCATGATAAGGGCGATACGCGCACCATGTGGATGCCGGTGATGAACCGCCGCAGCAGCCTGGCGACCAATACGCCGGCGCTGGCGGTCAATACGCTGCCGTTTTTGGTGTCGCTGCGCGCGGAAGAGACGCTGGGCCATTTTCTGTCGGGCATGGCGAAGATGCTGCGTGAGCTACGCAGTCACGCCGGTTACCGCCTGCGCCACATTGCCACCGATCGTGGAGTGACGCCGGCCTCTCGTTTGTTCATTTCCCCGTTTATCAACGTCCAGCCTTTCGATCCTGCCGGTTTCAGCGGTTGCACCTGTGCGCGGCGTGTTCTGGCTGGTGGATCTGGCGACGGCGCTAACCTGACCTTCCGCGGGCGCACCGATGCTGGCGATCTACACCTGGATATCGATGTTTACGTGCAGCAGTTTCCCTGCGATGGAGTCGAAGACTACGGGCGTGATCTGCAGGCGTTTTTATTGCGTGCGTTGCGGGAAGAAGCGCTGGAGACGGCGCTCGGCGAACTGGTGGCGGTGCCCGCCTGATGGCGATCCTGTAGGGGATGAACACGTTCGACCCGATTTACCCTTGGGTGATGTGATAGGGGGCTGCTTGCAGCCCCCTAAGTTTGAACCGCGTTAACGCGCCAGCAGCGCCGCCACTTCCCGCGCATTTTTGCAGGGGATTAACAGCGTTGGCGGCAGTTGGGTGCCAAAGGCCTGGTTAAGCTGCGCCGCCACCTGGCGAATGTGCGGCAGCTTCAACCCCATGCTGATAAAGGTCGTTTCTTCTCCCCATTCCGGGCGCGGCGTTGCGCCGATGGCCTGTAAATAGATGGTCAGGATCTTACCGCTGTGCGCCGGTGGTGCGCTCGGCAGCGGTGCCGCACAGGCGTTCAGTCCCGGCGCGGCACGATCGGCGCTGAAGGCTGCGCGGATGCGGTGACGGTCGGTCTTGCCGTTACCCGACAGCGGCAGCACCTCGGTATGAATAAAGCGTGTCGGGATATGGGTACAAGGCAGGTAGCCGGTCGAAAAAGCTCGGATCGCCGCCAGCGACAGCGGTTTGCCGTCGTGGGTGAGGTACATCGCCCCGAGCGTCGCTTCACCACTGTCACCGCCAGGGTAATCCACCACCACGATATCGAGAATGGCCTCGTGCCCGCGCAGCACATCTTCAATTTCCGGCAGCGAAACGCGCACGCCACGGATTTTCACGTAGCCGTTCACCCGGCTGGCGAACAGGATATTGCCGTCCGGGCGATAGTACCCCTGATCGCCGGTACGGAAAGCCCGCAGCGTTTGCCCGTCGGGCCCATCCAGCGTAACGAAATCATGTTGTTTTAAATCGCCGTCTTCCAGATACCCCAGCGCCAGATTCACCCCGGTGGTGTGGATGCGGCCGACCACGCCGGTCGGGCAGTGGGTACCGTCATCATG contains:
- a CDS encoding condensation domain-containing protein: MSETVLATEWLPLTPAQLDFWDEFTLHPGQPFSTVAHVTELRGAVDEEALCRAITQTMAETQAFALRFRAGTGESLPLQRYDPQATPQLNRLDLQAQPDPYQAAMRLMQADVDQPLDLCSQLVATVWLIKLGPSRFIWYLRAHHIVIDGFGMALVEHRCAALYTHFLDDSAAGHGLGEFHAFQHHELAYPASERCAKDRHFWQRYLPPSQTLPTVRKGGREYGVKSLSTSTALPEEISQRLRWLSERSGIGWPDLLLALSAAWLFFALPPLPHDKGDTRTMWMPVMNRRSSLATNTPALAVNTLPFLVSLRAEETLGHFLSGMAKMLRELRSHAGYRLRHIATDRGVTPASRLFISPFINVQPFDPAGFSGCTCARRVLAGGSGDGANLTFRGRTDAGDLHLDIDVYVQQFPCDGVEDYGRDLQAFLLRALREEALETALGELVAVPA